From Salvia splendens isolate huo1 chromosome 3, SspV2, whole genome shotgun sequence, a single genomic window includes:
- the LOC121793445 gene encoding metallothiol transferase FosB-like: MKDNKANPLRLSSLNHISLVCKSVEQSVDFYQNVLGFVPVRRPGSFDFDGAWLFGHGIGIHLLRADDPETMPKKTVINPKDNHISFQCENMAMVEKKLMEIGIDLVRQRVEEGGVYVDQLFFHDPDGFMIEICNCDNIPVIPLAGEVVRSCSRVNLQLGPQQPQPQQIHLPVVQP; encoded by the exons ATGAAGGACAACAAGGCAAACCCATTGCGTCTCTCTTCCTTAAATCACATCTCCCTCGTTTGCAAATCAGTCGAACAATCCGTTGATTTTTACCAGAATGTTCTTGGCTTTGTTCCTGTGAGAAGGCCTGgttcatttgattttgatggagcttg GCTGTTTGGTCACGGGATTGGGATACATCTACTGCGAGCAGATGATCCTGAAACAATGCCTAAGAAAACTGTGATTAATCCCAAGGATAATCATATCTCTTTCCAG TGCGAGAACATGGCGATGGTGGAGAAGAAGCTGATGGAAATAGGGATTGATCTGGTGCGGCAGAGAGTTGAAGAAGGCGGGGTGTACGTGGACCAGCTGTTCTTCCATGATCCCGACGGTTTCATGATCGAGATATGCAACTGCGACAACATCCCGGTTATACCATTGGCTGGGGAAGTTGTACGCTCGTGCTCGAGGGTGAACCTGCAGCTGGGCCCGCAGCAGCCGCAGCCGCAGCAGATCCATCTCCCCGTGGTACAACCTTAG